Proteins found in one Flavobacterium channae genomic segment:
- a CDS encoding sugar phosphate nucleotidyltransferase, translating into MKIIVPMAGRGSRLRPHTLTVPKPLIPVAGKPIVHRLVEDIAGVLNQKIDEVAFIIHESFGKKVEEDLIAIAQKLGAKGTIYYQNEALGTGHAIMCAKDSLSGPAVIAYADTLIRADFDLDTTADSVIWVKQVDQPEAFGVVNLNANGEIIELVEKPKEFVSDLAVIGIYYFKDIAVLKNELQSVLDNNIIHGGEYQINDGIKQMMAKGMKFVPGKVDEWMDCGNKNVTVETNTRMLGFLHNDGENLVASDVRLDNATIIPPCSIAEDVVLINATVGPNVSLGKGCHVINSTIKNSLIQTHAHIKNANLDNAMIGNHVNFDGNFTSISIGDYSVLE; encoded by the coding sequence ATGAAAATAATAGTACCTATGGCAGGTCGTGGTTCACGTCTGCGTCCACATACATTAACTGTTCCAAAACCATTAATTCCGGTTGCAGGAAAACCTATCGTTCACAGATTGGTAGAAGATATTGCTGGTGTTTTAAATCAGAAAATAGACGAAGTTGCGTTTATTATTCATGAGAGTTTTGGTAAAAAAGTAGAAGAAGATTTAATTGCTATTGCACAAAAATTAGGCGCAAAAGGAACTATTTATTATCAAAATGAAGCTTTAGGAACAGGTCATGCCATTATGTGCGCAAAGGATTCTTTATCTGGACCAGCAGTTATTGCTTATGCTGATACGTTAATTCGTGCCGATTTTGATTTGGATACAACTGCTGATAGCGTTATTTGGGTAAAACAAGTTGACCAGCCAGAAGCTTTTGGAGTAGTAAACTTAAATGCTAATGGTGAAATCATAGAATTGGTTGAAAAGCCAAAAGAGTTTGTCTCTGATTTAGCAGTTATCGGAATTTATTATTTCAAAGACATTGCGGTGTTGAAAAACGAATTGCAATCGGTGTTAGACAATAACATTATTCACGGTGGTGAATACCAAATTAACGATGGTATTAAACAAATGATGGCAAAAGGCATGAAATTTGTACCAGGAAAAGTAGATGAATGGATGGATTGTGGAAATAAGAACGTTACCGTAGAAACGAACACAAGAATGTTAGGCTTTTTACACAACGATGGAGAAAATTTAGTAGCTTCTGATGTAAGATTGGACAATGCTACAATTATTCCACCTTGTTCAATTGCTGAAGATGTGGTGTTGATTAATGCAACTGTTGGGCCAAATGTATCTTTAGGAAAAGGTTGTCACGTTATTAATTCAACGATTAAAAACAGTTTGATTCAAACACACGCTCATATTAAAAATGCCAATTTAGATAATGCGATGATAGGAAATCACGTGAATTTTGATGGTAATTTTACAAGTATTAGTATTGGAGATTATTCGGTTTTAGAATAA
- a CDS encoding lipopolysaccharide biosynthesis protein — MSLYKSLFKQTAIYGIATVLPRIMSFILNPILVYYLTDKQKMGEVSVIFSYLVFFNVLLSYGMETAFFRFYSKEEDKSKVISTSTISLFWSTIGFLALFLLFRKDLADWSEINVQYVVFTIWILALDALAIIPFSKIRAEGRPIKYAIIKISNVLIYLLLNVFFLIYLPDIANESSNPIIQTIYHDDFQIGYIFVSNLIASLVTLLFVLPDYFKIKWQFDTDLWKKMMQYGLPILVAGIAFAINEHFDKILLDWMQVDMADIGAYSACYKIGMFMVLFRTAYTLGIEPFFFSHAKNENAPQTYATITKYFVILGSFICLGVIVFADILKLILVPKAIYWDAMNVVPLIVLANFFLGIYTNLSVWYKLIDKTRIGAYISIVGALVTLVLNLILIPMISYMGSAIATIFAYGTMMLISYYMGQKKYPIPYDKKSIFTYLGLAIVLSGISFYVPILRETYVFGIASILFFAYFVYRNEKETILTIIRRK, encoded by the coding sequence TTGAGTCTCTACAAAAGTCTTTTTAAGCAAACGGCAATCTATGGCATAGCAACGGTTTTGCCTAGAATTATGAGTTTTATTCTAAATCCAATTTTAGTTTATTATCTTACAGATAAGCAAAAAATGGGTGAGGTTTCTGTTATTTTTTCTTATTTGGTTTTCTTCAATGTACTTTTATCTTACGGAATGGAAACTGCTTTTTTTCGTTTTTACAGCAAAGAAGAAGATAAAAGTAAAGTGATTTCAACATCAACCATTTCACTTTTTTGGTCAACAATAGGATTTTTGGCTTTGTTTCTTTTGTTTAGAAAAGATTTGGCAGATTGGTCAGAAATCAACGTGCAATATGTTGTTTTTACCATTTGGATTTTGGCATTAGATGCATTAGCAATTATTCCGTTTTCAAAAATTAGAGCCGAAGGTCGTCCAATAAAATATGCAATAATTAAGATTTCAAATGTTTTAATCTATTTGCTGTTGAATGTTTTTTTCTTGATTTATTTACCAGACATCGCAAATGAATCTTCAAATCCAATTATTCAAACCATCTATCACGATGACTTTCAAATAGGCTATATTTTTGTTTCGAATTTAATTGCAAGTTTGGTTACATTGTTATTTGTTTTACCCGATTATTTCAAAATCAAATGGCAATTCGATACTGATTTGTGGAAGAAAATGATGCAATATGGTTTGCCAATTTTAGTTGCTGGAATTGCTTTTGCAATCAACGAACATTTCGATAAAATCTTATTGGATTGGATGCAAGTAGATATGGCAGATATCGGTGCCTATTCGGCTTGTTATAAAATTGGAATGTTTATGGTGTTGTTCCGAACAGCTTATACTTTAGGAATTGAACCGTTTTTCTTTAGTCATGCTAAAAATGAAAATGCACCTCAAACCTATGCAACTATTACCAAATATTTTGTCATTTTAGGTTCGTTCATTTGTTTAGGAGTTATTGTTTTTGCCGATATTTTAAAATTGATTTTGGTGCCAAAAGCTATTTATTGGGATGCTATGAATGTAGTGCCATTAATTGTTTTAGCGAATTTCTTTTTAGGGATTTATACGAATTTGTCAGTTTGGTACAAATTAATTGATAAAACAAGAATTGGAGCCTATATTTCCATTGTTGGAGCATTAGTAACTTTAGTTCTAAACTTAATTTTAATTCCAATGATAAGTTACATGGGTTCGGCTATTGCGACGATTTTTGCATACGGAACCATGATGTTGATTTCGTATTACATGGGACAAAAGAAATATCCAATTCCTTACGATAAAAAATCAATATTTACCTATTTAGGATTAGCAATTGTGCTTTCCGGAATTTCGTTTTATGTGCCAATTTTACGTGAAACTTATGTATTCGGAATTGCATCAATATTGTTTTTTGCGTACTTTGTGTACCGAAATGAAAAAGAAACCATTTTAACGATTATCAGAAGAAAATAA
- the dut gene encoding dUTP diphosphatase: MQIKIINKSNHELPNYETIASAGMDLRANISEPITLKSLERTIVKTGLFIELPIGFEAQVRPRSGLAAKKGITVLNSPGTVDADYRGEIGVILVNLSNEDFVIENGERIAQLIIAKHERAEWIEVTELSETSRGEGGFGSTGVK, from the coding sequence ATGCAAATTAAAATCATTAATAAATCCAATCACGAGTTACCGAACTACGAAACTATTGCTTCGGCTGGAATGGATTTACGTGCCAATATCTCAGAACCGATTACCTTAAAATCATTAGAAAGAACGATTGTAAAAACTGGACTTTTTATTGAATTACCAATAGGATTCGAAGCTCAAGTTCGTCCTAGAAGCGGACTAGCAGCTAAAAAAGGAATCACCGTTTTAAATTCGCCAGGAACAGTAGATGCTGATTATCGCGGTGAAATAGGAGTTATTTTAGTAAATTTATCTAATGAAGATTTCGTAATCGAAAATGGAGAACGCATCGCCCAATTAATCATTGCCAAACACGAAAGAGCGGAATGGATTGAAGTAACCGAATTATCAGAAACTTCACGAGGAGAGGGCGGTTTTGGTAGTACGGGAGTAAAATAA